From the Atribacterota bacterium genome, one window contains:
- the hflK gene encoding FtsH protease activity modulator HflK yields the protein MYEDFEGKVITIYNSRVLRFLKKLGSYLVLVVFAIYLLSGIYIVGPDEMGVIKRLGSFVGSVPPGIHYHLPYPFEAVTRPKITEVRRVEVGFRTIHPGPPARYELRPEESLMLTGDENIVSCQYIVQYRISDPYRYLFNIKNPEMAVKSAAEAAMREVVGKKTIDEVLTIGRAAIQAETMNLLQNILDRYSSGLRVIAVQLQDVQPPQEVMSAFKDVASAREDRARFINEAQAYQNQIIPQARGEAAQIIKEAEAFRETRIREAEGETERFRKLLEEYRLGKVIVRERLSLEVLQKVFSKTRKFVFDSEKTAQDVLKFLPLYQEKGVHNDE from the coding sequence ATGTATGAAGACTTTGAAGGAAAAGTAATCACCATTTACAATTCCCGAGTCCTCCGTTTTCTGAAAAAACTGGGGTCATACCTGGTTTTGGTCGTGTTCGCCATATACCTACTCAGTGGAATATACATTGTGGGACCAGATGAAATGGGAGTCATCAAAAGATTGGGTAGTTTCGTAGGCAGCGTTCCCCCAGGGATTCACTACCACCTTCCCTACCCCTTTGAAGCGGTGACCAGGCCCAAAATTACCGAAGTCAGGCGAGTTGAAGTCGGCTTTCGGACCATCCACCCCGGACCTCCTGCCCGATATGAACTGAGGCCTGAAGAGTCCCTGATGCTGACCGGAGACGAAAATATCGTCAGCTGTCAGTATATCGTGCAATATCGCATCTCTGACCCTTACCGCTATCTTTTTAACATCAAAAATCCAGAAATGGCTGTCAAAAGTGCTGCTGAAGCAGCCATGCGTGAAGTGGTGGGCAAAAAAACCATTGATGAGGTGCTCACCATCGGAAGAGCAGCAATTCAAGCCGAAACCATGAATCTCCTTCAAAATATCCTGGACCGGTACAGCTCGGGTCTTCGGGTGATCGCCGTGCAACTTCAAGATGTGCAACCACCTCAAGAAGTCATGTCAGCCTTCAAAGATGTGGCCAGTGCTCGGGAGGATCGTGCCCGATTCATCAACGAAGCCCAGGCTTACCAGAATCAGATCATTCCACAGGCCAGGGGCGAAGCGGCGCAAATCATCAAAGAAGCTGAAGCCTTTCGGGAAACTCGCATTCGTGAAGCCGAAGGTGAAACTGAACGATTTCGTAAACTCCTTGAAGAATACCGGTTGGGAAAAGTCATCGTTCGGGAACGCCTCAGCTTAGAAGTTTTACAAAAAGTTTTCAGCAAAACCAGAAAGTTTGTATTTGACAGTGAGAAGACGGCTCAAGACGTGTTGAAGTTCCTCCCTCTTTATCAGGAAAAAGGAGTCCACAATGATGAATAA
- a CDS encoding MFS transporter translates to MTKRLFLVPFFFALIVIGLGISGVGTVIPAISRSFALPYPVVGQIFLFQGIGYFLSLFVGGFLGNVASQSLILRVGFILATLGFLGIAVSPSFFLVVIAFLLMGVGVGFVDCMVNPVATAIFRDRPGETLNFIHAFFGLGSMVSPRFYTLFSSGRYDWRDLYGVITVFTAVSLILFLLPFIPRKVHTTSSFRGLFPVFRKRAFWLMGFTMFFYAGGVATLNGWLVSYLVERNLVVERGALILSYFWLGLFVGRIALASISDRLGHLRLIRFGSLSGVAMVLLALFMPTGSFWSSFFFFASGFGLSVIIPTTLAYAVTSFPDMASLVSGWVLFNNGFGTLLFPWLGGIVGGRLGLGVVLFAVPFFLFMMFLCQQLLVNTAQREKRNG, encoded by the coding sequence GTGACCAAACGACTCTTTCTGGTGCCATTCTTCTTTGCACTCATCGTCATCGGTCTGGGTATTTCCGGTGTAGGAACGGTTATTCCGGCTATTTCCAGGTCTTTTGCTCTTCCCTATCCGGTGGTGGGGCAGATTTTCCTTTTTCAGGGAATCGGGTACTTCCTGTCGCTCTTTGTGGGTGGGTTTCTGGGAAACGTTGCTTCTCAGAGCCTTATTCTTCGAGTGGGATTTATTCTGGCAACTTTGGGTTTTCTGGGCATTGCCGTTTCCCCTTCCTTTTTCCTGGTGGTGATTGCTTTTCTCCTTATGGGAGTTGGAGTGGGGTTTGTCGATTGTATGGTCAATCCGGTAGCGACTGCAATATTCAGGGATCGGCCAGGCGAAACACTGAATTTCATTCATGCCTTCTTTGGTCTGGGTTCTATGGTCTCACCTCGTTTTTATACTTTATTTTCTTCGGGAAGATATGATTGGCGGGACCTCTACGGGGTAATTACCGTCTTTACTGCCGTATCCTTGATACTCTTCCTTCTCCCCTTTATTCCCAGGAAGGTACACACCACTTCTTCTTTTCGGGGGTTATTTCCAGTTTTTCGAAAAAGGGCCTTTTGGCTTATGGGATTCACCATGTTTTTCTATGCTGGAGGTGTGGCTACCCTCAATGGATGGCTGGTGTCATATCTTGTGGAACGGAATTTGGTCGTTGAACGAGGAGCACTCATTCTTTCCTACTTCTGGTTGGGTCTTTTTGTGGGAAGGATAGCACTGGCTTCAATATCCGACCGGCTGGGGCACCTGAGGCTGATTCGTTTTGGTTCTCTGAGCGGAGTTGCGATGGTGCTTCTGGCCCTTTTTATGCCGACGGGGTCTTTCTGGTCTTCGTTTTTCTTTTTTGCCTCGGGTTTTGGGCTTTCAGTCATTATTCCCACCACGCTCGCCTATGCGGTAACTTCTTTCCCCGATATGGCTTCACTTGTTTCGGGATGGGTCCTGTTTAATAATGGTTTTGGCACTTTACTTTTTCCCTGGTTAGGGGGGATCGTGGGGGGACGATTAGGGCTTGGAGTAGTGCTTTTTGCAGTGCCATTCTTTCTATTTATGATGTTCCTTTGCCAACAACTTTTGGTGAACACGGCTCAGAGGGAAAAGAGAAATGGGTGA
- a CDS encoding M28 family peptidase, whose amino-acid sequence MGDHGLWEKTLEVLKKIGARPSASAKEKELLSFVRDTLQNLGMMVEWDDFPAPSTYTWGHLLLWVGLAQAGLLVVVVPLWSVLSSLFFLLAEYLELATFPVLSSLFCFHRSANVIGKYSHIPEFVLMAHVDSARPSIFFHPRFATNPRFSLLLLVYSSLFITGSSIFAMFWSREVLFWVAFFPSLYLIFLALGHLHREFWMVPSPGGNDNGSGVAVVLELAKRLKERGVPFWVVFTGAEESGTWGALHLLQKYGPLLKGKPVLNIDSVGIGALTVATREGMWKLYQATPGLVAGFQSLQESVLHFRPYLGLSTDATPLLARGFEALTIIALGENGLPVHWHWGTDTVGALERNNLVQVVQIVTRWVEERYGHAS is encoded by the coding sequence ATGGGTGACCATGGTCTTTGGGAAAAGACACTGGAGGTATTGAAGAAGATAGGAGCAAGGCCTTCTGCGTCGGCAAAAGAAAAGGAGCTCTTGTCTTTTGTGCGGGATACTTTGCAAAATCTTGGTATGATGGTGGAATGGGATGATTTTCCAGCACCTTCTACCTATACCTGGGGGCATCTTTTGCTCTGGGTTGGTCTGGCTCAGGCGGGGTTACTGGTGGTGGTGGTACCGCTTTGGTCAGTTCTTTCAAGCCTTTTTTTCCTCCTTGCGGAGTACCTGGAACTCGCCACCTTTCCGGTTTTGAGTTCGCTTTTTTGTTTTCACCGCTCAGCCAATGTGATTGGGAAGTATAGTCATATTCCAGAGTTTGTTCTTATGGCCCATGTTGACTCGGCAAGGCCATCAATCTTTTTCCATCCCCGATTTGCAACCAATCCTCGCTTCTCGCTCTTACTTCTTGTTTACTCTTCACTCTTCATTACTGGAAGTAGTATCTTTGCGATGTTCTGGAGTCGTGAGGTGTTGTTTTGGGTGGCATTTTTCCCATCACTTTATCTTATTTTTTTAGCACTGGGACACCTACATCGGGAATTCTGGATGGTCCCTTCGCCGGGTGGTAATGACAACGGAAGCGGGGTCGCCGTGGTTTTAGAGCTTGCTAAAAGACTCAAAGAACGAGGGGTTCCTTTCTGGGTGGTTTTCACTGGGGCCGAAGAGTCGGGCACCTGGGGTGCTCTGCATTTGCTCCAAAAATATGGTCCCCTTTTGAAGGGAAAGCCGGTGCTGAATATCGATAGCGTTGGCATCGGTGCCTTAACTGTGGCCACCAGGGAAGGAATGTGGAAATTGTACCAGGCGACACCGGGTCTTGTGGCTGGTTTTCAATCCTTGCAGGAATCTGTACTCCATTTTCGACCCTACCTGGGACTTTCCACCGATGCTACGCCACTTTTAGCTCGGGGGTTTGAAGCACTCACCATTATTGCGCTGGGCGAAAATGGTCTACCGGTTCACTGGCACTGGGGTACGGATACCGTTGGAGCTTTAGAGAGGAACAACCTGGTACAGGTAGTCCAGATTGTGACTCGCTGGGTGGAGGAGCGATATGGTCATGCTTCATAG
- a CDS encoding phosphatase PAP2 family protein translates to MVMLHSVELVLAIQRISHPFLVILFRGISFLGSEFFYFAVLVFLYWGMHRRLAFRLALGVLFSLYWNFLLKDFFQIPRPQGEGLRILEKPEDFSFPSGHAQSVATFWFLLAFMMHKSRFYFLAGILTVLISLSRLYLGVHFLQDVLGGSLLGIIVAILGFGLLRFFSQRRFSFLLTVPVLFLISFLLFLYAPSSLGVKVAGSLSGVLFGYWFTGFFELPERSFTKRDWFLGILSLLLIYLGGKMLPFSGNWWLFVRYVILNYFATFGFPFLVNMKARPKEPTTHC, encoded by the coding sequence ATGGTCATGCTTCATAGCGTGGAATTGGTGCTGGCCATCCAGAGGATTTCTCATCCTTTCCTGGTTATTCTCTTTCGGGGAATTTCGTTTCTGGGGAGCGAATTTTTCTATTTTGCAGTGCTGGTTTTTCTTTACTGGGGTATGCATCGGCGTTTGGCTTTCCGTTTGGCTCTGGGTGTGTTATTTTCGCTATACTGGAATTTTCTCCTCAAGGATTTTTTTCAGATTCCTCGACCCCAGGGAGAGGGGTTGCGAATCTTAGAAAAGCCCGAGGATTTCTCTTTTCCCAGCGGTCATGCGCAATCAGTAGCCACGTTCTGGTTTCTTCTGGCTTTTATGATGCATAAATCCCGGTTCTATTTTCTGGCAGGAATTCTAACGGTGCTTATTTCCCTTTCTCGACTCTATCTTGGCGTTCATTTTCTTCAAGACGTTTTGGGGGGAAGTTTATTGGGGATTATTGTAGCCATTCTCGGTTTTGGTCTTCTGCGGTTCTTTTCTCAACGGAGGTTCTCGTTCCTGTTGACCGTACCGGTGCTATTTTTGATTAGTTTCCTCCTTTTCCTTTACGCACCTTCTTCCTTAGGAGTGAAAGTAGCGGGGTCGTTGAGTGGGGTTCTTTTTGGTTACTGGTTCACCGGTTTTTTTGAATTGCCAGAACGTTCTTTTACAAAGAGGGACTGGTTCTTGGGAATTCTTTCTCTTCTTCTTATCTATTTGGGAGGGAAAATGCTTCCCTTTTCAGGAAATTGGTGGCTTTTTGTACGGTACGTGATCCTCAATTACTTTGCCACCTTTGGTTTTCCGTTCCTGGTCAACATGAAGGCACGGCCAAAAGAACCCACAACTCATTGTTAG
- a CDS encoding 1-phosphofructokinase family hexose kinase, with protein MILTVTPNPCLDRTLFVREHKTSGNIEVERIQEIAGGKGSNVCRVLRELGSETIHLLFLGGYVGRQVLTLLEKEGIESAPVWMEAPTRVVTTVVDRNWHQLVYFEPPPYVTENEEIAFLSRFRELGERVDMVLLCGSVPPSLLDFYEKILVLSQNRRVLIDGRGRLLRTLLRYPFGLKMNREEAEVTWGQPLHSEDDWQQFFNFFFGQGVRIFLLTLGQKGALLGTPEGFYGAIPPQVETINPVGSGDAFLAAFAHVFCNTLSLEDALRWAVVAGASNAMVWEAGRVDRVWVTEHQKTVKVMKSTRLYHFQDFLKL; from the coding sequence ATGATTCTTACCGTAACGCCGAATCCTTGCCTTGACCGAACTCTTTTTGTGAGGGAACACAAAACCAGTGGAAACATAGAGGTGGAAAGGATTCAAGAAATCGCTGGTGGGAAAGGGTCAAACGTCTGTCGAGTACTGCGGGAACTGGGAAGTGAAACAATTCACCTTCTTTTCTTAGGAGGATATGTGGGAAGACAGGTCCTTACACTCCTTGAGAAAGAGGGGATTGAGAGTGCGCCAGTGTGGATGGAAGCACCGACCAGGGTCGTGACTACGGTGGTTGACCGGAACTGGCATCAGCTGGTATACTTTGAACCACCACCTTACGTCACAGAAAACGAAGAAATCGCCTTTCTTTCCCGGTTTCGGGAACTTGGTGAAAGGGTTGATATGGTTCTTCTTTGCGGAAGTGTTCCACCTTCGCTTCTAGATTTCTATGAAAAGATTCTCGTTTTAAGCCAAAACAGACGAGTTCTCATTGACGGAAGAGGACGACTCTTACGAACGCTTTTACGTTATCCTTTCGGTTTAAAAATGAACCGGGAGGAAGCAGAAGTGACCTGGGGGCAACCATTACACAGTGAAGATGACTGGCAGCAGTTTTTCAACTTCTTTTTCGGTCAGGGTGTGAGAATTTTTCTTCTCACCCTTGGTCAAAAAGGCGCCCTTCTTGGAACTCCTGAAGGATTTTACGGGGCCATTCCCCCACAGGTGGAGACCATCAATCCGGTTGGCTCAGGCGATGCCTTTCTGGCTGCTTTTGCGCATGTGTTTTGTAACACGTTATCCTTGGAAGATGCCCTGCGATGGGCAGTTGTAGCTGGTGCTTCCAATGCCATGGTTTGGGAAGCCGGAAGGGTTGACAGGGTCTGGGTTACCGAGCATCAGAAAACCGTCAAAGTGATGAAGAGCACTCGTTTATACCATTTCCAGGATTTTTTAAAGTTATAA
- a CDS encoding PAS domain-containing protein has product MAKRGRPGGRIASKKRDGLVERISTFQDRFEAFLEAIELFLSSGLEGSKVWKKEGRLFLQKVRLVFNLDWVGVFGASEKNRLSCYAEESALQGEVFPTEIALDEFPWFRAHIEKGEALFVFHATGLPQEAQRERDFLGGQSISSFFCFPLYGRDSLRGVLLGFTVGYGKAWLDWEKRFLEKLGRLLIIFWEAYQVEDHSQQEASLFRLILENAPSVIALKDHQSRFLWTSAFHLQIMGVSRLEDVVGKTDFDFFPQEEAQGFYRDEQEIIATGKPVVNKVEKAHFRDGTIHWMLTTKVPVKDENGEIVGILILARDITEWKEAEEKLDLERRFLLTVLNTIPDAVYVKDTKHRFVLLNEACAKHLGFSSPQEVIGKTDFDLHPPELARYYWEEEEKILNTRGAEINVEREVDDFSAGAKRQIWVLVHKVPVYDEHGRVVALLGINRDITERKEMEKAFLFERNLLRSIINAVPDHVYVKDRDHRFVLVNEADAKHHGFASPEDMVGKTDFDLHPPELARHYWEDEERIIQTGEVLLNDEHLVYDFSTGEKRAIWISTNKVPLYDDRGNIAGMVGVNRDITGRKEIEEALRASEREKDLILNALQEQVTYYNPDFQIIWVNQAVLRNFGLSPQKVIGRRCYEVIEGRSAPCPGCAVAKAFKSGKPEEGEVTAYNGTIWHQKAYPILDENGKAFRVVEISVDITERKKAEEQIRYLSFHDPLTGLYNRFFLQEELKRLDAPRQLPLSIIMGDVNNLKLVNDAFGHEVGDELLKRMASILLRSCRKEDIVARFGGDEFLILLPQTSSIAVQEVIERIRKLCREEWKGTEKHIPLSISLGYATKEREEENVQAVINEAESRMYRNKLVESRSARSVLIASLERSLWEISEETEAHSRRLRDMALRMGKVLGLPSSDLDALELLARLHDLGKLGVSRTILSKPGPLNEKEWEEIKKHPEIGYRIAQASPELLPVAEGILTHHERFDGSGYPQGLRREEIPIIARIISIIDAFDAMTSIRPYRRPLTREEALQEIRRNAGTQFDLFLVEVFFRVMGENTDVVNSRPQ; this is encoded by the coding sequence ATGGCAAAGAGAGGTCGTCCGGGGGGTCGGATTGCTTCTAAAAAGCGTGATGGGTTGGTGGAGCGTATCTCTACCTTCCAAGACCGTTTTGAGGCGTTCCTTGAGGCGATAGAGCTTTTTTTGTCTTCAGGGTTGGAAGGGTCAAAGGTCTGGAAAAAAGAAGGACGACTCTTTTTACAGAAAGTTCGCTTGGTTTTTAATCTTGACTGGGTGGGTGTTTTTGGGGCTTCGGAAAAGAACCGTTTGTCTTGCTATGCCGAAGAGTCGGCTCTGCAGGGGGAAGTTTTCCCCACGGAAATCGCGCTTGACGAGTTTCCCTGGTTTAGAGCGCATATTGAAAAAGGAGAGGCTCTCTTTGTATTTCACGCTACCGGACTTCCTCAGGAAGCCCAAAGAGAAAGAGATTTTCTGGGCGGTCAATCGATTTCTTCGTTTTTTTGTTTTCCGCTCTATGGGAGAGATTCGCTGCGCGGGGTTCTCCTTGGCTTTACAGTGGGATACGGGAAAGCTTGGTTAGACTGGGAGAAACGCTTTCTTGAAAAATTGGGACGTTTGCTCATCATCTTTTGGGAAGCGTATCAGGTTGAGGACCATTCTCAGCAAGAAGCGTCTTTGTTCCGTTTAATCCTCGAAAACGCACCGAGTGTGATTGCTCTCAAGGACCATCAAAGTCGCTTCCTCTGGACGAGCGCCTTCCATCTCCAAATCATGGGTGTTTCCAGGCTTGAGGATGTGGTCGGCAAAACCGATTTTGACTTCTTTCCCCAGGAAGAAGCGCAAGGATTTTACCGGGACGAACAAGAAATTATCGCCACCGGAAAGCCGGTTGTGAATAAGGTGGAAAAAGCTCACTTCCGCGATGGAACCATCCACTGGATGTTGACCACCAAAGTACCAGTAAAAGACGAGAACGGTGAAATTGTGGGAATTCTTATTCTGGCCCGGGATATCACCGAGTGGAAAGAAGCTGAGGAGAAATTGGATTTGGAGCGGCGATTTCTTTTGACCGTCTTAAATACGATTCCTGACGCTGTTTATGTGAAGGATACCAAACACCGGTTTGTGCTCCTTAACGAGGCCTGTGCGAAACACCTTGGTTTTTCCTCCCCGCAGGAGGTCATTGGAAAAACCGATTTTGACCTCCATCCTCCGGAGTTGGCTCGGTATTACTGGGAAGAAGAAGAGAAAATTCTTAACACTCGTGGTGCCGAGATTAACGTCGAACGTGAGGTTGACGATTTTTCTGCGGGCGCAAAGCGGCAGATATGGGTTTTGGTTCATAAGGTTCCGGTTTATGACGAGCATGGTCGAGTTGTGGCCCTTTTGGGAATTAATCGGGATATCACCGAACGGAAGGAAATGGAAAAGGCATTTCTTTTCGAGAGAAACCTCCTTCGTTCGATTATTAACGCCGTTCCTGACCACGTATACGTTAAAGACCGGGACCACCGTTTTGTCCTTGTGAACGAGGCGGATGCAAAGCACCACGGTTTTGCTTCTCCGGAAGATATGGTTGGAAAAACCGATTTTGACCTCCATCCTCCGGAGTTGGCTCGGCATTACTGGGAAGATGAAGAAAGAATTATCCAAACTGGTGAGGTCCTTTTGAACGATGAACATTTAGTGTATGACTTTTCTACCGGAGAGAAGAGGGCAATCTGGATTTCGACTAATAAAGTGCCACTGTACGATGACCGAGGAAACATTGCGGGTATGGTAGGAGTGAACCGGGATATTACTGGACGTAAGGAGATAGAAGAGGCTCTCAGAGCATCTGAACGGGAAAAAGATTTGATCCTCAACGCCCTTCAAGAACAGGTGACCTACTACAATCCGGATTTCCAGATAATCTGGGTGAATCAGGCGGTGCTTAGGAATTTTGGACTTTCTCCCCAAAAAGTTATTGGAAGACGCTGTTACGAGGTCATTGAGGGAAGAAGTGCTCCTTGCCCAGGATGTGCGGTGGCGAAAGCGTTCAAAAGCGGAAAACCCGAAGAAGGAGAGGTGACAGCGTATAACGGTACCATATGGCATCAGAAAGCCTACCCCATCCTTGATGAGAACGGTAAAGCGTTTCGGGTGGTGGAAATCTCTGTGGACATAACGGAACGCAAAAAAGCTGAGGAGCAAATCCGTTATCTCAGTTTTCATGATCCTCTTACTGGTCTCTATAACCGCTTTTTCCTGCAGGAGGAACTGAAAAGGCTTGATGCTCCGAGACAACTTCCTTTGAGTATCATTATGGGTGATGTGAATAACCTCAAATTGGTGAATGACGCTTTCGGACACGAGGTAGGAGACGAACTCCTTAAGCGGATGGCCTCAATTCTTTTGCGCTCTTGCCGAAAGGAAGATATTGTGGCTCGCTTTGGGGGTGATGAATTTTTAATCCTCCTTCCCCAGACTTCTTCCATAGCAGTGCAGGAAGTGATTGAAAGAATCAGAAAGTTGTGCCGAGAAGAGTGGAAGGGAACCGAAAAGCACATTCCTTTGAGTATTTCCTTAGGGTACGCTACAAAGGAGCGGGAAGAGGAAAATGTTCAAGCAGTCATCAACGAAGCTGAATCGCGGATGTACCGGAATAAGCTCGTGGAGAGCCGCAGTGCCCGTTCAGTCCTCATTGCTTCTTTAGAGCGTTCTCTCTGGGAAATTTCGGAAGAAACTGAGGCTCATTCCCGGCGTTTGCGGGACATGGCTCTTCGCATGGGTAAGGTGCTCGGTCTTCCTTCTTCTGATCTTGATGCTTTGGAACTCCTGGCCCGTTTGCATGACCTAGGCAAATTGGGGGTTTCGCGGACGATTCTTTCTAAGCCTGGTCCTTTGAATGAAAAAGAATGGGAAGAAATAAAAAAGCATCCTGAGATCGGTTACCGGATTGCCCAGGCTTCTCCGGAACTCCTCCCTGTGGCTGAGGGAATTCTCACCCATCACGAACGCTTTGATGGGAGTGGGTATCCTCAGGGCCTGAGGAGAGAGGAGATCCCCATAATTGCCCGCATTATTTCCATCATTGATGCGTTTGACGCTATGACCAGCATACGCCCCTATCGCAGGCCCTTGACCCGGGAAGAAGCACTCCAGGAAATTCGGAGGAACGCCGGAACTCAATTTGACCTCTTTCTTGTTGAGGTATTTTTCAGAGTTATGGGTGAAAATACCGATGTAGTCAACTCTCGTCCTCAGTGA
- a CDS encoding Glu/Leu/Phe/Val dehydrogenase, whose product MVHSNPFAMAQQQLDECARIMNLDPGIHQVLRVPAREIHVSLPVRMDDGSIRVFQGFRVQYNDAKGPTKGGIRFHPEETIDTVRALAAWMTWKCAVMDLPLGGAKGGVICNPKEMSQRELERLSRAYIQAIYHLIGPDKDVPAPDVYTNPQIMAWMMDEYSKIAGKNQFGVITGKPLPVGGSKGRDKATAWGGMVAIREAAKVLGINLSQATVAVQGYGNAGYYASLLLNTIFGSKIVAVSDSQGGTFNPQGIDPNEALRCKNDTCSVVNLPGGQRISNEDLLELEVDILVPAALENVITEKNAPRIKAKLVAELANGPTTPEADQILYKKGVHVIPDFLCNAGGVTVSYFEMVQNFYMYYWEEEEVLERLDKKMTTSYHTVLNTSKNYSIHMRQAAYVTAVQRVVEAMKLRGWV is encoded by the coding sequence ATGGTTCACTCAAATCCGTTTGCCATGGCTCAGCAGCAGCTTGATGAATGCGCTCGGATCATGAACCTGGACCCTGGGATTCACCAGGTTCTGCGTGTTCCAGCCCGTGAAATTCACGTTTCGCTCCCGGTACGAATGGATGATGGTTCTATCCGAGTTTTTCAGGGATTCAGAGTTCAGTACAACGATGCCAAAGGCCCCACCAAGGGTGGTATCCGCTTTCACCCTGAAGAAACCATTGATACCGTGCGAGCCCTCGCTGCCTGGATGACCTGGAAATGCGCCGTAATGGACTTACCGCTTGGAGGCGCCAAGGGAGGGGTTATCTGTAACCCAAAAGAAATGTCCCAGAGAGAGCTGGAACGGCTGAGCCGGGCATACATCCAGGCCATTTACCATTTAATTGGACCCGATAAGGACGTTCCTGCTCCGGATGTATACACCAATCCTCAGATTATGGCCTGGATGATGGACGAATATTCAAAAATCGCCGGGAAAAATCAATTCGGAGTGATTACCGGAAAACCGCTCCCCGTAGGGGGTTCAAAGGGCCGAGATAAAGCCACCGCCTGGGGAGGAATGGTCGCCATTCGAGAGGCTGCAAAAGTTCTGGGAATCAACCTTTCCCAGGCCACCGTTGCCGTACAGGGATACGGTAATGCTGGGTACTACGCGTCTTTGCTCCTCAACACCATTTTTGGATCGAAAATCGTCGCCGTCAGCGATAGCCAGGGAGGGACTTTCAATCCTCAGGGAATTGATCCTAACGAAGCCTTACGGTGTAAAAATGACACCTGCTCGGTAGTGAACCTTCCCGGTGGACAGAGGATTTCGAACGAAGACCTTTTGGAACTCGAAGTTGATATCCTTGTTCCCGCTGCTTTAGAGAATGTGATTACTGAGAAAAATGCTCCCCGCATTAAAGCCAAACTTGTAGCCGAACTGGCGAATGGTCCCACCACTCCTGAAGCCGATCAAATCCTCTACAAAAAGGGTGTCCACGTTATCCCCGATTTCCTCTGTAACGCCGGAGGAGTTACAGTATCCTATTTCGAAATGGTCCAGAACTTTTACATGTACTACTGGGAGGAAGAAGAAGTCCTGGAACGTCTTGATAAAAAAATGACCACCTCCTACCACACCGTCTTGAACACCTCAAAAAATTACTCTATCCACATGCGCCAGGCTGCCTATGTCACGGCGGTTCAACGTGTGGTTGAAGCCATGAAGCTTCGTGGCTGGGTATAA